One window from the genome of Bdellovibrio sp. NC01 encodes:
- the rplS gene encoding 50S ribosomal protein L19: protein MAKAAKKTVKTKSEVKETNLVRRISVKAANKNIPAFSSGDTINVFVKVKEGEKERVQLFKGIVTKIQGAGAAKSFTVRKISAGVGVERTFPFSSPALDKVELVNVGKVRRSKLYFLRNLSGKAAKIESELASAATAAAE, encoded by the coding sequence ATGGCTAAAGCTGCTAAAAAAACTGTGAAAACTAAATCTGAAGTTAAAGAAACTAACCTTGTTCGTCGTATCAGCGTAAAAGCGGCTAACAAAAACATCCCAGCTTTCAGCTCTGGCGATACAATCAACGTATTCGTTAAAGTTAAAGAGGGTGAAAAAGAACGTGTTCAGCTCTTCAAAGGTATCGTAACTAAAATCCAAGGTGCTGGCGCTGCTAAATCATTCACAGTTCGCAAAATCTCTGCGGGTGTTGGTGTTGAAAGAACTTTCCCGTTCAGCTCTCCAGCTTTGGACAAAGTTGAATTGGTTAACGTAGGTAAAGTACGTCGTTCTAAACTTTACTTCTTGCGCAACCTTTCTGGTAAAGCTGCTAAGATCGAATCTGAATTGGCTTCTGCTGCTACAGCAGCTGCTGAATAG
- a CDS encoding HU family DNA-binding protein has protein sequence MNKAQLIEIVAEKTKSTKSQSEQILDATLKAIQEALKKGDEVKLVGFGTFSRTTRKPRQGRNPKTGETVKIPSAHIPRFKPGKDLKDALN, from the coding sequence ATGAACAAAGCTCAGCTGATTGAAATTGTCGCGGAAAAAACTAAATCCACAAAATCACAATCGGAACAAATTCTCGATGCCACTCTTAAAGCGATTCAAGAAGCTTTAAAAAAAGGCGACGAAGTTAAACTTGTAGGCTTCGGCACATTTTCTCGCACGACTCGTAAACCGCGTCAGGGGCGCAATCCTAAAACAGGTGAAACTGTTAAAATTCCTAGCGCCCATATTCCTCGTTTTAAACCGGGGAAGGATCTGAAAGACGCTCTGAACTAA
- a CDS encoding vitamin K epoxide reductase family protein → MKNTGNKNKFLLLALIFTLVAIGVHTYLTQHFYGVKFGLAEGESVCNINEVLNCDAVTASKYSAFLGIPMALWGAATNLILLFFLFVTRYNLVQDRAKTSRYAFLISLITVIASIVMGVISVTKMSNLCIFCISAYVLSILGFICIYLGAENLSTKNISDDIKDMFVTDRWALGAFIAIPVLAFIGNLMYLESHGLSDIEKIANEKVTYWQAAPAQNFDPAAGLQLQVGKTEPVMTIVEFADFRCPHCKHAAPSLHAFTQSHPDVKLIFKPFPLDGTCNDAIKGGGDGISCGLAFAVMCSEQINKTGWKAHNYFFDNQMDIIQANSLDKNLESVAPVVGIPKDDLKKCVEGPDVRALVVKMANEGATAQIGGTPTVFVNNKLLSGGQLLPVLDAAYKSLKK, encoded by the coding sequence ATGAAAAATACAGGCAACAAAAACAAGTTCCTACTTCTGGCTCTTATCTTCACCCTTGTCGCCATCGGCGTTCATACTTACCTAACTCAACACTTTTATGGTGTGAAGTTCGGCCTTGCAGAGGGTGAATCCGTCTGTAACATCAACGAAGTCCTTAACTGTGACGCTGTGACTGCCAGCAAATACTCAGCCTTCTTGGGTATTCCTATGGCACTTTGGGGAGCTGCGACGAATCTGATTCTGTTGTTCTTCCTATTCGTAACTCGCTACAACTTGGTGCAAGATCGCGCTAAAACAAGCCGCTATGCTTTCTTAATCTCATTAATTACTGTGATCGCTTCCATCGTGATGGGCGTGATTTCAGTCACTAAGATGAGCAACCTGTGCATCTTCTGTATCTCGGCCTATGTTCTATCAATCTTAGGTTTCATCTGCATTTACCTTGGCGCTGAAAATTTAAGCACAAAAAACATCTCTGACGATATTAAAGACATGTTCGTGACGGATCGTTGGGCTTTGGGTGCATTCATTGCGATCCCCGTATTGGCCTTCATCGGCAACCTTATGTATCTAGAAAGCCATGGCTTAAGCGATATCGAAAAAATCGCAAACGAAAAAGTGACTTACTGGCAAGCAGCTCCGGCGCAAAATTTCGATCCAGCAGCAGGCCTTCAACTTCAAGTTGGTAAAACAGAACCGGTGATGACAATCGTGGAATTCGCCGACTTCCGCTGCCCACACTGCAAACACGCAGCTCCAAGCTTGCACGCCTTCACACAAAGTCATCCTGATGTTAAATTGATCTTTAAGCCGTTCCCTCTTGATGGCACTTGCAACGATGCGATCAAAGGCGGCGGCGATGGCATCTCTTGCGGCTTGGCATTTGCTGTTATGTGCTCTGAGCAAATCAACAAAACAGGCTGGAAAGCACACAACTATTTCTTTGATAACCAAATGGATATCATTCAAGCCAACAGCTTGGATAAAAACTTAGAATCAGTTGCTCCAGTGGTTGGAATTCCAAAAGACGATTTGAAAAAATGCGTTGAAGGCCCAGATGTTCGCGCTTTGGTTGTGAAAATGGCCAACGAAGGTGCAACGGCTCAAATTGGTGGTACGCCAACTGTATTTGTTAACAACAAACTTCTTAGCGGCGGCCAACTACTTCCAGTTCTAGATGCTGCTTACAAATCTTTGAAGAAATAG
- a CDS encoding response regulator codes for MTQEPLNLIVVDDERDVGLLSELNFRSAISTGKIHFHYFEDPLKCLQYLEKHDGGSDTLVLTDINMPELTGFDLLENIRDKHPNVLVFMMSAYDDNDCIEKAMRLGATGYFTKPVSYKKVKSRITEEFGIAI; via the coding sequence ATGACTCAAGAGCCTTTAAACTTAATTGTGGTGGATGATGAAAGGGACGTAGGACTTCTGAGCGAATTGAATTTTCGCAGCGCTATTTCAACCGGTAAAATACATTTTCACTATTTTGAAGATCCGCTGAAATGCTTACAGTATTTGGAAAAACACGACGGCGGTTCTGATACTTTAGTTTTGACTGACATCAACATGCCAGAACTGACTGGCTTTGATTTACTTGAAAATATTCGCGATAAACACCCGAACGTCTTGGTATTTATGATGAGCGCCTACGACGATAACGACTGTATTGAGAAGGCCATGCGCTTAGGTGCGACCGGTTACTTTACGAAACCGGTCAGCTATAAAAAGGTCAAATCCCGCATCACCGAGGAATTTGGAATTGCGATTTAA
- a CDS encoding DUF4339 domain-containing protein, whose amino-acid sequence MSNKWYCSQNLKPQGPFSMEEMRGKIHRGEIGPQDLICGDDDKWMPAIEWGVFEFQLFPATQGVVQGAEFDLYTREWVLLKGQGEGGKALQEGPFAIEELREGLIAGTVSPYQYVWKTGLSGWCQLKDRPEFAPVISSERLSDPSPV is encoded by the coding sequence ATGAGCAACAAATGGTATTGCAGTCAGAATTTAAAACCTCAAGGCCCGTTTTCGATGGAAGAAATGCGTGGCAAAATTCATCGCGGTGAAATCGGTCCACAGGATTTGATCTGCGGTGATGATGATAAATGGATGCCGGCGATAGAGTGGGGCGTATTTGAGTTTCAATTATTCCCAGCCACTCAAGGAGTCGTGCAGGGGGCAGAGTTTGATCTGTATACGCGTGAGTGGGTTTTACTTAAAGGACAAGGTGAAGGTGGTAAAGCGCTTCAAGAAGGGCCGTTTGCCATTGAAGAGTTGCGCGAAGGATTGATCGCGGGAACAGTGTCACCATATCAGTATGTTTGGAAAACAGGATTGAGCGGTTGGTGTCAGTTGAAAGACCGCCCTGAATTTGCACCTGTGATTAGTTCAGAGCGTCTTTCAGATCCTTCCCCGGTTTAA
- a CDS encoding tol-pal system YbgF family protein, protein MKNQNALFVIFCLCLTIGLLGVYNVFTGYFNGHQEYEMRISALQKQVSEERFSNSVLSYQLKDFQQAVAQVLPENKKLQAKYEAKNFASSIRTPASDEGIDLSAVYFEKGKKFFQSQNYEKAIRQFNEMVEKYPLSKHNVEARFFVAESYFLKKDYKSCLSEIDTMVSQYPDNDLTGFILLRMGQISEANNQVEEASEVYNAVLKNFKNETLKQQAKKLAQNVEYK, encoded by the coding sequence ATGAAAAACCAAAACGCATTGTTTGTGATTTTTTGCCTCTGCCTAACGATTGGTTTGTTAGGTGTTTATAACGTATTCACAGGCTATTTTAATGGCCATCAAGAATACGAAATGCGCATCAGTGCCTTGCAAAAGCAGGTGTCTGAAGAACGCTTTAGCAATTCTGTATTGTCTTATCAATTGAAGGACTTCCAGCAGGCTGTTGCGCAGGTCCTTCCAGAAAATAAAAAACTTCAAGCTAAGTACGAAGCGAAGAATTTCGCTTCGTCGATCAGAACTCCGGCAAGCGATGAAGGTATCGATTTGTCTGCGGTTTATTTTGAAAAAGGTAAGAAGTTTTTCCAGTCACAAAACTATGAAAAAGCGATCCGTCAGTTTAATGAGATGGTCGAAAAATACCCGTTGTCTAAACACAATGTGGAAGCTCGCTTCTTTGTGGCAGAAAGCTATTTCTTAAAGAAAGACTATAAATCTTGTTTGTCAGAGATCGACACCATGGTGTCGCAATATCCAGACAACGATCTGACGGGTTTTATCCTTTTAAGAATGGGTCAAATCAGCGAAGCCAACAATCAAGTTGAAGAAGCTTCCGAAGTTTACAATGCCGTTCTTAAAAACTTCAAAAACGAAACTCTGAAACAACAAGCTAAGAAATTAGCGCAGAATGTAGAGTACAAATAA
- a CDS encoding ChaN family lipoprotein, which produces MSDLEKWIRIRKDLYLQMQKQVRHRLGEDTPELMRYHKVYDQEFSKKWQAATKEDLWSQIQNSQIVLIGDFHALHQSQKAQVRILRALPPGRPVSLAVEFFEAADQEKIDKYLAGRLSEKEFLKGVQWQTRWGFPWEHYRPLMRWAQKNKVRVYGINKSYKKRNATTLKSRDVFAGKKVAEIVKANPEHLVFVIYGDLHLAGAHIPQEIVNCLGKPSAKKILRIFQNAEKIYFQLLKQDLEATTDLVRLSQNTFCLMSVPPWVKWQNYLMYLEQTYDRVLFESEDDDDWDDDDEEEELDYSDHVGRYVQIISEELGQPVSTANLSVYTAHDSAFWVQAREKYDAKKLKWIEALIADEVSFYLPEIEAAYLARASVNHAATLAMQFVHAQLAGRKLLFTDMPKDFLRLIWIEAISYFGSKIINHKRKTDTIADIKATLASRGPNDMGKESLQLALAQKMHELMVITGVPKHRLQAQPRKKWSFVIAARLLGGMMGERLFAGYHDNLVSTKNILSFLKKPLDNENFEVAYYSFLEVIESLPAPFHSKKEKL; this is translated from the coding sequence TTGAGCGACTTAGAAAAATGGATCCGCATTCGTAAAGACCTATACCTGCAAATGCAAAAGCAGGTTCGCCATCGTTTGGGGGAGGACACCCCTGAATTGATGCGTTATCATAAGGTCTATGACCAAGAGTTCTCGAAAAAGTGGCAGGCCGCGACGAAAGAAGATCTGTGGTCGCAAATTCAGAATTCTCAGATAGTTCTCATTGGAGATTTCCACGCCCTTCATCAGTCGCAAAAAGCCCAGGTCCGTATCTTAAGAGCGCTGCCTCCGGGGCGACCGGTATCGTTGGCGGTGGAATTCTTCGAGGCGGCCGATCAAGAAAAGATCGATAAGTACTTAGCCGGGCGACTTTCTGAAAAAGAGTTTTTAAAGGGCGTACAGTGGCAAACGCGTTGGGGTTTTCCCTGGGAACACTATCGTCCCTTAATGCGCTGGGCTCAAAAAAACAAAGTCCGCGTGTATGGCATTAACAAAAGCTATAAGAAGCGTAATGCCACAACTTTAAAATCACGTGACGTCTTTGCGGGCAAAAAAGTTGCGGAAATTGTTAAAGCGAATCCGGAGCATCTGGTTTTTGTGATTTACGGAGATCTGCATTTAGCGGGTGCCCATATTCCACAAGAGATCGTGAATTGTTTAGGCAAACCGAGCGCTAAAAAAATTCTACGCATTTTTCAGAATGCGGAAAAAATCTATTTCCAATTGTTAAAACAAGATTTGGAAGCAACAACGGATTTAGTTCGGTTGTCGCAAAATACGTTCTGCTTGATGAGCGTTCCGCCGTGGGTGAAGTGGCAAAACTACTTGATGTATCTTGAGCAGACTTATGATCGCGTTTTGTTTGAAAGCGAAGATGATGACGATTGGGATGATGACGACGAGGAAGAAGAACTCGATTATTCCGACCACGTCGGTCGTTATGTGCAAATTATTTCTGAAGAATTAGGGCAACCTGTTTCGACGGCAAATTTGTCGGTTTATACCGCACATGATTCTGCATTCTGGGTGCAGGCCCGTGAAAAATACGATGCGAAGAAATTGAAATGGATTGAGGCTTTGATTGCCGATGAAGTTTCTTTTTATTTGCCGGAAATTGAAGCGGCTTATCTGGCGCGTGCTTCGGTGAACCATGCTGCGACCTTGGCGATGCAATTCGTGCATGCGCAGCTTGCGGGTCGTAAACTGCTTTTCACCGATATGCCGAAAGATTTTCTGCGTTTGATTTGGATTGAAGCCATTTCGTATTTTGGCTCTAAGATCATCAATCATAAACGTAAAACTGATACGATTGCCGACATCAAAGCGACCCTGGCTTCGCGGGGTCCTAATGATATGGGTAAAGAATCATTGCAGCTTGCCCTTGCGCAGAAGATGCATGAATTGATGGTTATCACCGGTGTGCCGAAACATCGCTTGCAGGCGCAGCCTCGTAAAAAATGGAGCTTCGTTATTGCCGCACGTCTTTTGGGTGGCATGATGGGGGAGCGCTTGTTTGCCGGATATCATGATAACTTAGTTAGTACGAAAAATATCTTAAGCTTTTTAAAGAAGCCTTTAGATAATGAAAATTTCGAAGTAGCTTATTATTCATTCTTAGAAGTGATCGAATCACTTCCAGCACCATTTCACAGTAAGAAAGAAAAACTATGA
- a CDS encoding YraN family protein, translated as MFHYKKKNCELLRQRLKTPYAEVDLLFRAPSGNLILVEVKTSNSADFLPARVNQRQWSRLARAAQFLAARFDCLVEFHWAFVDSNFTVTVFEEL; from the coding sequence ATCTTTCATTATAAAAAGAAAAACTGCGAATTGCTAAGACAGCGATTGAAAACTCCCTATGCGGAAGTTGATTTGTTGTTTCGTGCGCCCAGTGGAAATTTGATATTGGTTGAAGTGAAGACCTCGAACAGTGCTGATTTTTTACCTGCGCGAGTGAATCAGCGGCAATGGTCACGCCTTGCGCGAGCTGCGCAATTCTTAGCAGCTCGTTTTGATTGTCTGGTTGAATTTCATTGGGCGTTCGTGGATTCGAATTTCACAGTCACAGTTTTTGAAGAGCTGTGA
- the pyk gene encoding pyruvate kinase: MLADRRAKIVATIGPATRDEKNLEKAIKAGMNVARLNFSHGSHEDHLKVVHSLRKLSKELRAPVAILQDLQGPKVRVGKFENGSIEIKPGEKLVVTTAKVLGKPGLIPSDFKELPLACVPGTRILLDDGLMEIKVLQVRGEELDVEVIYGGILKDRKGMNLPGVNLPVDCMTEKDLEDLEFGIANKVDYIALSFVRHARDIRKLREILEERKSNAKIIAKIEMIEAIENLEEICRLSDAVMVARGDLAVEVGQSRLPGFQKRIISVCNQLGRPVITATQMLDSMVENPRPTRAEITDVANAVLDGTDALMLSAESASGKHPFKCIRTMHEIICEVENNEEKYYKLSLENEFLSAPAAIAASASLSALKLNATAIICLTTSGKTANIISGFRPRARIISVTQHMDVLNQMELAWGIQTHVIKSYKTMEDILTQVDQLLVTHGLAKTGDRVILTLGQPIAQGAKTNSIYVHTVGGESYSKLPDEQLPLRCQMDPPIE, from the coding sequence ATGTTAGCAGATCGACGCGCAAAAATTGTAGCCACAATTGGCCCGGCGACTCGTGATGAAAAAAACCTGGAAAAAGCAATTAAGGCGGGCATGAACGTGGCTCGCCTTAATTTTTCTCACGGAAGCCATGAAGACCACTTGAAAGTGGTTCACTCTTTAAGAAAATTATCGAAAGAACTTCGCGCTCCAGTCGCGATTCTTCAAGACCTTCAAGGACCGAAAGTTCGTGTAGGTAAATTCGAAAACGGTTCTATTGAAATCAAACCTGGTGAAAAACTTGTTGTTACAACAGCAAAAGTTTTAGGTAAGCCGGGGCTTATTCCTTCTGACTTTAAAGAACTTCCATTGGCCTGTGTGCCTGGCACAAGAATCCTTTTGGATGACGGCTTGATGGAAATCAAAGTTCTTCAAGTTCGTGGTGAAGAGCTTGATGTTGAAGTTATTTACGGTGGTATTTTGAAAGACCGTAAAGGTATGAATCTTCCGGGTGTAAATCTTCCGGTTGATTGTATGACTGAAAAAGACTTGGAAGACCTTGAATTTGGTATCGCCAATAAAGTCGACTACATCGCTTTAAGTTTCGTTCGTCATGCTCGTGACATTCGTAAACTTCGCGAAATTCTTGAAGAGCGTAAATCCAACGCCAAAATTATCGCGAAGATCGAAATGATTGAAGCGATTGAAAACTTGGAAGAGATTTGCCGTTTAAGTGACGCCGTGATGGTTGCACGCGGTGATTTGGCTGTTGAAGTCGGTCAAAGCCGTCTACCAGGTTTCCAGAAACGTATTATTTCGGTCTGTAACCAATTGGGTCGCCCAGTGATCACAGCAACACAAATGCTTGATAGCATGGTTGAAAATCCGCGCCCAACTCGCGCCGAAATTACGGACGTAGCGAATGCCGTTTTAGATGGTACTGATGCTTTGATGCTTTCAGCAGAGTCTGCAAGTGGTAAGCATCCATTCAAGTGTATTCGTACGATGCATGAAATTATCTGCGAAGTAGAAAACAATGAAGAAAAATACTACAAGCTTTCATTGGAAAACGAATTCTTGAGCGCGCCAGCTGCGATTGCGGCAAGTGCTTCATTAAGTGCGTTGAAGTTAAATGCGACAGCGATTATTTGTCTGACGACTTCAGGTAAGACTGCGAATATCATTTCTGGCTTCAGACCACGTGCACGAATTATTTCAGTAACTCAGCATATGGATGTTTTGAATCAGATGGAGCTTGCGTGGGGTATTCAAACTCACGTGATTAAATCGTACAAAACGATGGAAGATATCCTGACTCAAGTTGATCAATTGTTGGTGACTCACGGTCTTGCAAAAACAGGTGATCGTGTGATTCTGACATTAGGTCAGCCGATTGCTCAGGGTGCAAAAACGAATTCTATCTATGTGCATACAGTGGGTGGTGAATCGTATAGCAAGCTTCCGGATGAGCAGTTGCCTTTGCGCTGCCAGATGGACCCACCGATAGAATAA
- a CDS encoding LPS-assembly protein LptD has protein sequence MLQRWTILVFLLLSLATSLTFAQDSQPVAKIQGILINADDMFRDSEKETVELEGNVQIVYQGQHIKADRAKVYLRTKRAELQGHVEIVDQKNSIKGDQVTLDYESNTGIIYNGYVQAGLVRFSGDRLEKIGESEFIVSTADYTACTNCPSTWSFSGSSVRAEMGGYAYIKSAVLRISDVPVFWLPYLVVPLKSDRQSGLLTPGFEQSDTGGFTFIQPYFWAINRSSDATLTAKNYEHRGLKGLAEYRYMLNEQSEGILNTALLDDKAFGDDERLNRFRSPADKGSSLERWFVRYQHYYEMPDDVVARAQVNLASDLQYPKDFPFETENYGDPAMENRISVTKNTKDSHMSLDTSYYVNMLQSDPRAGNDDAVHRAPELRYSATQKSIGDSNFIYFWDLDYVNFTRAGNAYDNMTTGATSTGSPLKYQTNNCNKPNWSDDPACHPVYDGVYDPNQDLIRTGQRLDFRPSVYYPFQITDGFDIVPSLNYRETHYNFSVGDEQSYVRRYLRTSVTSRMIFSGIYGDTINPKSDRYKHEIIPEVTYTNIPWIQQKDHPFFGTGPLNDAPYSSRDGISDGDLTSPYGLQFDYQDRIYDRNLVTFGLTNKLTEKRWVGDRPEYQQIASLKLLQSYDVSQKDRSNSTREPWSDLMAILDVRLKHFQTYSIFDYFPYQGVTNISSRVRVMDDMGLFGQVGLTQQYKITPGQAVQQSSRTEDYTFAAGFVSAYVNLMGQVVYDSNWQAAVNGKPVKSWAYIAQFKPPGDCWLITLIQDQVTGGEANTRLNFEFTFDGNPKPPLKPEALDQFGF, from the coding sequence GTGCTTCAACGCTGGACCATCTTAGTATTTCTACTTCTGTCGCTTGCGACATCGCTGACTTTTGCGCAGGACTCACAGCCCGTAGCCAAAATCCAGGGCATTTTGATCAATGCTGACGATATGTTCCGCGATTCTGAAAAAGAAACTGTTGAACTCGAAGGCAACGTGCAAATTGTCTATCAAGGTCAACACATCAAAGCCGATCGCGCCAAAGTTTACTTGCGCACAAAACGCGCAGAACTTCAGGGTCACGTTGAGATCGTCGATCAAAAAAACTCCATTAAAGGTGACCAAGTTACTCTTGATTACGAAAGCAACACCGGCATTATCTACAACGGTTATGTGCAAGCAGGCCTTGTGCGCTTTAGTGGTGATCGCTTAGAAAAAATCGGCGAATCAGAATTCATCGTTTCAACCGCTGATTACACGGCTTGTACAAACTGTCCATCGACATGGAGTTTTTCAGGAAGTTCGGTACGCGCTGAAATGGGTGGCTATGCTTACATCAAAAGCGCTGTCCTGCGCATCAGCGATGTTCCGGTCTTCTGGCTCCCCTACTTAGTTGTTCCACTAAAGAGTGATCGCCAGTCAGGGCTATTAACACCCGGCTTCGAACAATCCGACACCGGCGGTTTCACATTCATTCAACCTTACTTCTGGGCGATCAATCGCAGCAGCGACGCCACCCTGACCGCAAAAAACTACGAACACAGGGGCTTAAAAGGTTTGGCGGAATATCGCTACATGCTGAATGAGCAAAGCGAAGGTATTTTAAATACGGCTTTATTAGACGATAAGGCCTTCGGTGATGATGAACGTTTGAATCGTTTCCGCAGTCCCGCCGACAAGGGCAGTTCTCTTGAGCGTTGGTTCGTGCGCTATCAGCATTATTATGAAATGCCTGACGACGTTGTCGCGCGCGCACAAGTCAACCTGGCAAGTGACCTTCAATATCCAAAAGATTTCCCTTTTGAGACTGAAAACTACGGTGACCCGGCGATGGAAAATCGCATCTCTGTGACAAAGAATACCAAAGACAGTCACATGAGTTTGGATACGTCCTATTACGTCAACATGTTGCAATCAGATCCACGCGCTGGAAATGACGACGCTGTTCACAGAGCTCCTGAACTTCGCTATTCAGCCACTCAAAAAAGTATTGGCGATAGCAACTTCATTTATTTCTGGGACTTGGACTACGTCAACTTCACTCGTGCAGGAAATGCTTACGATAATATGACGACGGGTGCGACTAGCACGGGGTCACCGCTTAAATATCAAACCAATAACTGTAATAAGCCGAACTGGTCTGACGATCCTGCCTGTCATCCTGTGTACGATGGCGTGTACGACCCCAATCAAGACTTGATCCGTACTGGTCAACGCTTGGATTTCCGTCCATCTGTGTACTATCCATTCCAAATCACTGACGGCTTCGACATCGTACCGTCATTGAATTATCGTGAAACACACTACAACTTTAGCGTGGGCGATGAACAAAGTTACGTTCGTCGCTATCTTCGTACTTCAGTGACAAGCCGTATGATCTTCAGTGGTATTTATGGCGATACGATCAATCCAAAATCGGATCGCTATAAACACGAAATCATCCCCGAGGTCACGTACACAAACATTCCGTGGATTCAGCAGAAAGATCATCCATTCTTTGGCACAGGCCCCTTGAATGATGCTCCTTACTCTTCACGTGATGGCATCAGTGACGGTGACTTAACGTCGCCTTACGGTTTGCAGTTTGACTATCAAGACCGTATTTACGATCGCAACCTTGTGACGTTCGGTTTGACGAACAAACTCACTGAAAAACGCTGGGTGGGCGATCGTCCTGAATATCAACAGATTGCCTCGTTGAAGCTCTTGCAGTCTTACGACGTTTCACAAAAAGATCGCAGCAACAGCACACGCGAACCGTGGTCTGACTTGATGGCGATCTTGGATGTGCGTTTAAAACACTTCCAAACTTATTCGATCTTCGACTACTTCCCTTATCAGGGTGTGACGAACATTTCATCTCGTGTACGCGTGATGGATGATATGGGTCTTTTCGGTCAGGTGGGATTGACTCAGCAATATAAAATCACTCCAGGCCAAGCGGTTCAACAATCAAGCCGTACGGAAGATTATACGTTCGCTGCCGGCTTCGTTTCTGCTTACGTGAACTTGATGGGCCAGGTGGTTTACGATTCCAACTGGCAAGCAGCCGTGAACGGCAAGCCGGTTAAGTCGTGGGCCTACATCGCGCAATTCAAACCACCGGGCGATTGTTGGTTGATCACTTTGATTCAAGACCAAGTTACTGGTGGTGAGGCGAACACACGCTTGAACTTCGAATTCACATTCGACGGAAATCCAAAACCGCCGCTTAAACCAGAGGCCTTGGATCAATTCGGTTTCTAG
- a CDS encoding STAS domain-containing protein, whose amino-acid sequence MEVKILLDGDIAVVSLSGRIEIEKTQSFKQACLSNFKNKKIVFCMKNLNFVGSSGIQSFFGVLNDLNANNKMNAKIAGLNPDFQRLFSFTECKNLEVHESVENALLSFV is encoded by the coding sequence ATGGAAGTAAAAATCTTGCTTGATGGCGATATCGCCGTTGTGTCATTGAGTGGTCGTATTGAAATCGAGAAAACGCAATCGTTCAAGCAAGCTTGCTTGTCTAACTTCAAGAATAAAAAAATCGTATTTTGCATGAAGAATTTAAACTTTGTCGGTTCTTCAGGCATTCAATCGTTCTTCGGTGTATTGAACGATCTTAACGCGAACAACAAAATGAACGCGAAAATCGCGGGTTTGAACCCGGATTTCCAACGTCTTTTCAGTTTTACAGAGTGTAAAAATCTAGAAGTCCACGAAAGTGTGGAAAATGCACTACTCAGCTTCGTTTAA
- a CDS encoding ribonuclease HII, which produces MAVKTSRKSSVTKTANKVAVKPAKKSLSSAVAKKPIKKPAKKKPELPKVEWREYSPHPIIGVDEVGRGCLAGPVYAAAVIFKSDELADQVTDSKLISEERREELAELICKHHHVGIGHATVEEIDELNILQASLLAMKRAIEALKVSTGHVLVDGNQKIPNLVGFEQSTLIQGDLRAAPISAASIVAKVTRDRLMKELGAQYPAYGFELHKGYSTPVHKNSIVEHGPCIWHRKSFAGVKEYLPQEE; this is translated from the coding sequence ATGGCAGTAAAAACATCTCGTAAATCATCTGTGACTAAGACGGCGAACAAGGTCGCTGTCAAACCTGCAAAGAAATCACTTTCAAGCGCAGTCGCGAAGAAACCGATAAAGAAGCCAGCTAAAAAGAAACCGGAGCTTCCTAAAGTGGAATGGCGTGAATACTCTCCACATCCAATTATTGGTGTCGATGAAGTAGGGCGTGGATGCCTTGCGGGGCCTGTTTATGCGGCGGCCGTCATTTTCAAATCCGATGAACTTGCTGATCAAGTAACTGATTCAAAATTAATATCCGAAGAACGTCGTGAAGAGTTGGCAGAGCTGATTTGCAAACATCATCATGTGGGAATCGGTCATGCAACTGTTGAAGAGATCGATGAGCTTAATATTTTGCAGGCATCATTGCTTGCGATGAAAAGAGCTATCGAGGCTTTGAAAGTTTCAACAGGGCATGTGCTAGTAGATGGAAATCAAAAAATTCCAAACCTTGTTGGCTTCGAGCAAAGCACTTTAATCCAAGGCGATTTGCGTGCAGCACCTATCTCTGCAGCTTCCATTGTTGCGAAGGTGACGCGTGATCGTTTGATGAAGGAATTGGGAGCGCAATACCCAGCTTATGGCTTCGAACTTCACAAAGGCTACTCAACGCCGGTTCACAAAAACTCCATCGTCGAACACGGACCGTGCATCTGGCACAGAAAGTCCTTCGCCGGAGTTAAAGAATACCTTCCACAAGAAGAGTAA